The genome window GGAGGGTTGTAGAAAGAACGGACTTCACGTAAAAGCGATTCGACCTCCTACTGTGGACGTACCTCGTCTTCGGATCAGCATTCATTCGGATACGACCGATGCTACATTAGAGAAATTGATTTCTCTTTTGCCGGAGTTTTGATGGCGATTTTTATCGGAGCAACGGGAACCGATGTGGGGAAAACCTTGCTCAGTTCTCTCATTCTCGGGAAATACGGCCGGTCCTTGGGACTCAAGTATTTCAAACCCGTACAAACCGGAGACGACAGCGATCGTGTCACCGTAATGAATCTGAGCGGACTTCATGAAAGTTTCTTTTTACAGAATTATTATTCCTTTGCGTTTGCTGGATCGCCTCATTACGCATCCGAATTGGAAGGAATCGAAATCGATACGGACGAACTTTCCAGACATCTCTACAGCATTCGGGATCAACGAATCGTGGTCGAGGCCGCGGGCGGTCTGTTGGTTCCTCTGACTCGAAAAATTCTTACGATAGAACTCATCCGGCAATCCGAAATCCCGTTGATCTTGGCGGCGTCCGTTTCTTTGGGAACGATCAATCATACGCTTCTTACCTTGGAAGCGATTCAAACTCGAAAGATCGATCTGAAAGGGATTTACTTTCTCGGAGTTCCGGATAAAACGACCGAAGACAATATCCGAACGATTACGGAATGGAGCGGCGTTCCGTCGCTTGGAACCTTTTTTCTGCGATCGAAAGAACGAATCAGCCGAGAACGGTTTCAAAAGGAATGTTTGACCGCGTTCGATCCGGACGAACTGATTCAGAAAATCATCGTATGATCTGGTATCCATTCACGCTTCAATTCGAACCCGATTCTCCCTTAAAGATCGCAAGGGCAAGAGAAGAATTTCTGTATGACGAGAAGGGGAATTCTTACATTGACGCGATCTCTTCCTGGTGGGTGAGCATCCACGGACACAATCATCCTAAGATTTTGCAGGCGCTTAAAGATCAGATGGACCTGCTCGATCATGTTCTACTCGCGGGTTTTACGCACGAACCGGCCGAGAATCTCGCGACCGAACTTTTACGAATCACGGACGGGCTTTTTCAACGAGTGTTGTATTCGGACAACGGTTCGACCGCGGTGGAGATCATGATCAAACTCGCGTATCAGTATTTCCGGAACATCGGAGAAACGCAGAGAAAGACATTCATAAAGTTTGATACATCCTACCACGGAGATACGATTGGAACGATGAGCGTGGGCGGGGATTCAGTGTTCAATCGGGTCTTTGCCGGACTTTTGTTTCCCACAAAAGAATTTCCGACTCCGAATTGCAGCTTTTGCCCGGTCGGTAAAAAACCCGATTCCTGCGCGGCGGAATGCGTGAACGCGGTCGAATCGTATTTGGAAGAAAACCAGAATTCGATCGCAGGTATCGTGCTCGAACCATTGATCTTCGGTTCCGGCGGAATGATCTTTTACAAGGAAGAAGTTCTCCAAAAACTCGAACGCATCGCGAAACGATTCGGAGCCTTGTTGTTGGTCGACGAGGTGTTTACCGGTTTCGGAAGAACCGGCGCGCTTTTCGCATATCAAAAAGCGAATATACAACCGGATTTGGTCGCGATGGCAAAGGGTCTCAGCGCGGGAACGGCCGCCGTTGCCGTGACGTTGACGACCGAAAGAATTCATTCCGCATTCGTGACTCCCGATCCGGCTAAGGGATTTTATCACGGACATACCATGACCGGAAATCCGATTGCTTGTGCGGCGGCCCTTGCCTCCGTAAAACTCTTTCAAGAGGAGAATCGAATCGATCAGGTTCGAAACCTCGAAACAAAGATGAAGATCGGACTGAAAAAAATCGCGGAAGAATTTCCGAACGCGATTCGGGATTGCCGCGTGTTGGGTGCGGTCGGAGTTCTCGAACTCGAGGTGGGAAACGAGAGCGGCTACACGTATCCGGGAAACAAAATTCTAAAGAAAAAGTTTTTGGAGAAGGGTGTCGTGCTTCGCCCCTTAGGGAACGTGATCTATCTTACGCCTCCGTATATCATTTCGGATTCTTCCCTGGAAAAAGTATTCACGGCGATTCGGGAAACACTCTCTGAAATTTCCCTCGGGAAATAGACTTTTCAAGAAAACTCCTTCCCTTGAACCTGTCTGAAGAATGTCCGCAACACTCAAAACAGCAGAAAAAATATTCTCCGAAGTTCCGAGCGTCATTACAAAGGAAGAAGGGTTCGAAATTCTAAACGGTTCCGTTCCTTTGACGTCCGTTTTAGACAGAGCGTTTCAGGAAAGAAATCGCTATTTCGGAAACAAAGTTCGAATTCATATCTTAGATAATATCAAAAACGGCTATTGTCCCGAAGATTGCGGCTACTGCGCGCAAAGAAAGAATGCAAACTCCGGAGTTCAGGAATATCCGATGAAGTCCGAGGAAGAAATCTACGAGGACGCGGTCAAAGCCAAGGAAAACGGAGCGTATCGTTTTTGTATGGTTACTTCCGGAACCGGACCGAATCGCCCGACCACCGAAAGACTTGCGAATACGATCCGCAAAATCACTGACGAACTCGGGATGAAGGTTTGTCTTTCCGCGGGCCTTTTGGACGAAGACAAGGCCCAGCTTCTGAAAGCGGCGGGGCTCGATCGTTACAATCACAATCTGAACACTTCCGAAAATCATTATCCTGAAATTTGCGATACGCATACATACGCACAGAGAGCGGAAACCTTAGGTTCCGTTTCCAAAGCCGGAATCGGAATGTGCAGCGGGGTCATCGTAGGAATGGGAGAAACTCTCCGCGACATCGTGGATGTTGCGTTTGAACTCAAGTCCTTTCGAGTGATTTCTATTCCCGTAAATTTTTTCATACCCGTCAAAGGACATGCGATCAAAAATCCGAGCGTTTTGACTCCGGAACTTTGTGTGAGAATTCTTTCTTTGTTCCGATTGGTGAATCCGGACTCCGAGATCCGAATTGCTGCGGGAAGAGAAGGCCACTTGAGAAGTCTTTCTGCGACAGCTCTTTTTGCCGCAAACTCTTTGTTCTCCGCGGGTTATCTGAACGTGAAGGGCTCCGAAATGACGGAAACGATTTCTATGATTCGAGACGCCGGTTTTGTACCGGAACTTGCGGACGGAGGAATTTTACCGGAGGACTCGGAAACCGAATCTCTCTATGCGGAGAAAAACTTTCCCGAGCTGTACAAATTCAAAAAAGACTGATGGTTTTCACCGTCAAAAAAACGGGATTTTGGTATTTTTTAAGCTTTCCCAGCAACTTTTTTTCAGTAAATTGAGTCTGAAGACAATGTAGAATTGTTACACGGCGTTTCCCGATTCGTTCGGTATTTCGAGGAATTTTACGGAGGCAAACGGCGTTTAGAACAGTGCTTAGGTGAAACGGGAAAATTCGGTTTTGAAAACAAGACACACGTTATGTGCATCGAAGTTGAAAACTCCGAAGAAAAAATTTGAAAAATTATATGGAAATGTCGGAGCTAAGAAGTATTCTTTTTTAAGGTGAAAAAGAGTAGTTCGTTTTTTTTAGAATCGGTTGAAAGCCTGGGTTAATCTAAAAATCTGACATTACTGGAGTTTAATGGATGAAATATAAAATAGAAATCAATAAGCTGAAGAACGGTTATATCGAAGCGAAGCTCATTGATACCGCCTCCAATAACCCGATCGAGTTCCGGATTTGCGATTCGGAGGATTATCTACAAGCGCAGATCGCCGATTGGCACAAACGTTTTCACATGAAAGAACCGCAGGAGCAGTAATAGATCCTTGGTAAGGTACTTCTCCGCTCTTTCCTTGCTTCTTTTTCTTTCTTCCTGTTCCGTTCTTTTTAAAAAATCATACACAGATTATTCCAGCTCTAACTTTGAATGTTGGGCTGGAGTCGGTTACCGATCCTCCGAAAAATTCGCTCAATACAGATCTCTTTGGTCCACGATGCGGAACATTTACCGCGAGGATAACCAAAGAATCAAAACCGCAAACGTAGTCTTTGTGGGAAACTCATTGATTCAACTTTTTCCCAACGAAATTTTAACCCGAGAATTTCCGGGCGCCGTCAATCGCGGGATCGGCGGAGACATGACCGAACTTCTTCTGGAAAGATTGGAAGAGGACGTAATCGTTTTAAACCCAAAGGCCATCGTACTTGAGATCGGAGGGAACGATCTCATTCAGGGAAAATGTTTGGATGGGATCGAATCCAATTTGGTAAGAATTCTCGATAAGCTTACCGAGGACCTCCCGAATACGAAAATTGTCGTTTTGGGAATTCCACCGGTTCGCACACAAAGTTTAAATAGCATTTCTCCCGTAATCAATTTGTCTTGGGTTTCCATCATTCAGTCTTATAAAAATGTAGTCTTTTTGGACAATTGGCAATGGTTTCGGGAAAAGGATCGACCGGCGTTGCGTCAGGAATTCTGGCTGGAACAGGACAAGATTCATTTGAACGAAAATGCATATAAAATCTGGGTTCAAAAATTAAAACCGATCCTTCAGCCGTATCTTTAATCGTTTCATAAATCACTCTAAAACAGGTTCTCCAGTGCTTCTGATTCTGACTCAAAATCCGTACGAAATTCGAAAGGAACTCCTGTTGGGAATCGGGGGATTCGTATCCCTTAAACCGGAGGAAACCTTTTCGCTTTCTTCGGCTCCGATCCGCGCACAAGGTGAGTGGAGCTGCATCGAATGGAACGTCGGAAGAAAGCTGGAAGCATCCGAACTGATCGCCTTACGTGCGCTATTTGCAAAGAAAAATTCCGATCTGCTACAGATCGATTCTCTCTTGAATCCGAAAGAGAAAAGTTTTTTCGCGTTCGATATGGATTCCACGTTGATCCGTCAGGAAGTGATCGACGAACTTGCAAGGTTTGCGGGCGTATACGAAGAAGTCGCTTCCGTTACCAGGGAAGCGATGGAAGGAAACCTGGACTTTCACGAAGCGCTCAAAAAAAGATGCACACACCTGAAAGGTTTGTCCTCTTCGATTTTTAGCGATCTGTATCGCCAACTCGAGCCGAACGTGGGCGTTGAAAAACTTCTCCAAGGTCTCAAAGAGAAAAAGTGCAGAACCGCCGTTTTCTCCGGAGGGTTTACCGATATTCTCGAACTCTTTCAAAAGGAGTTCGGAATCGACGAAATTTACGCAAACGTTCTCACACGGGAAGACGGACATCTGACCGGAACGGTTACGGGCGACATCGTGGATAAAAACAAAAAGCTCGAATATCTAAAAACGATTCGCGATCGGGAAGGGATTACACACAAACAAGTCGTCGCCGTCGGAGACGGCGCCAACGACGCGCTGATGTTGAACGAGGCGGGTATCGGAATCGGCTTTCACGCGAAGGACGGTTTGAAAAAGCTCATCGTCAATTGGGTGGATTTTGCGCCGATGGACGTTTTACTACTTTTGTTTTCGTAACTTCTTTTGAAAGTCTTCCAAAGTCTTTAAGGCTTCGATCGGGGTCATCTCTTCCAATTTCAATTTGAGAATCGACGTTTCGGTTTCCGACGGAGCGTTCTTTTGCTCCGGTTCCGCAAAGAGAGAAGGCTGCGCTTCCTGAATTTTGATCTCTTTCTTTTTGGATTCCAAGTCGGTTAGAAGTTCCGCCGCACGTTTTACGATCGGGTCGGGAACCCCCGCGATTTTTGCGACGTAGATCCCGAAGGATTTTTTCGCCTTACCGATCTTTACCTTTCTTAAAAAAAGAACCTTGTCTTCCTTTTCGAGGGTCTCGAGATACAGATTGAAAATTCCCCCCAGACGAGAGAGTTCGGTGAGTTCGTGATAGTGCGTGGCAAAGATCGTCTTCGGCCGCACGGGCAAAGAGGAAAGATATTCTAAGATGGACCAAGCGATGCTCATTCCGTCGTAGGTCGAAGTTCCTCTCCCGACCTCGTCGAACAAAATCAAAGAATCCTCCGTGAAATGATTGAGGATGTTTGCGGTTTCCTTCATCTCGACGAAGAATGTGGATTCTCCCGCGGTGAGGTTGTCTCCCGCTCCGATTCGAGTGAATAGTTTGTCCACGATCGGAAGTCTCGCGGATTTAGCCGGAACAAAGGCGCCCATCTGAAATAGAATCTGATTTAGGGCGATCTGACGCATAAACGTGGATTTACCGGCCATGTTCGGCCCCGTGAGAACTGCGATCGCCTTGTCTTGGGTGTCGAGATATACTGAGTTCGGAATGAATTCCTGACCGGGAGGAAGAGTCGCTTCCACAACGGGATGTCTGGAATCTCCGAGATCAAGGGAACGGTCGTCGGAAAGCTGAGGACGAATCCATCCGAATTTGTCTTTTGCCGTCAGAACCGAAATCTGAAAATCCAGATCTCCGATCTCTTCCGAAAAGGAAAGAAGCGCGGAAGAATACTGCAAAACCTCTTCCACCATTCGGTTGAATTCGGTCCGTTCGATTTCTTGGATGATTTCGTCCGCTTCGAGGATCGTCCGTTCTATTTCTTCCAGCTTTGGAGTGGTAAAACGTTCGCTGCCAACGAGAGTCTGTTTTTTGAGATAATCTTTCGGAGCTTGTTCCGCTTGAACGCGGGAGATTTCTATAAAATACCCGACGATCTTATTATAACGAATCTTTAATGTGTTTAAGCCGGTTCTTTTTTTCTCTTCGGCTTCCAGATCCAAAATCCAATCCTTTCCTTTGAATCCGGCTTCTCTTGCCTTGTCCAGCTTAGCGGAGAATCCGGTTTTCAGGAACGGGCCGTTTCCGAGAATCACAGGCAAGTCGTCGCCCGCATGAAGACGTTCCGCAATGAAATCGGAAAGGGTTTGGAGTTCTTTCGAAGGAATGAGAAACGGATAGGAGAGAGTTTCCAATTCCGCTTTCAATTTCATTCCCGTCGCGATCGAGTTTAGGATCGAGCGAAAATCCCGAGGATACGCGTGGTTTCCTCGAAAACGCGTAAGAATTCTTTCCAGATCTCCTACGTCCCGCAAAGCGCTCACAAACGGCGCGAGAATCGATTTTAAGAGAATATCCTGTTTTTCCCAGCGGGAGTAGAGGATCAACGGATCGCATTCGGGAAAAAGAATTCTCTGTTTGAGGAGACGTTTTCCTTTCGCAGTATTGCAAAAATTGAATATAGAATAAAGGGTGTGATTCTTTTCCTTTTCGTTTTCCACAAGCTCGAGGTTGAGAATCGTTTCCCGATCCATTTCGAGAAACTTTCCGGAACTTAAAATGCGAGGCTCTCGAAGAACGAGTTTATTGTCCCGGTAGGTTTCGCGGATATATTCGTTGAGATATACGGAAAGAATTTGGAACGGATCTTTTTCCGAAACGGTTTCCTGATCTTTGAGAAGAGTGAATTCTCGATTTTTGAAATATTCCAATTCTTGAAAGAAGGAATGTTCCGATTTCGGGACGCAGATTTCCGATGGTCTGAACTTTTCAAGCTCCGCGACAAGTCGTTCGATTCCGGTGATCGAAGCGGAGGAATAAAAAACTTCTCCCGTGGAAAAATCGGCCATCGCGAAGTAGATCAGACTTTTTTTGAGATGTAAAACAGCGAGATAGTTGTTCTGAAATCCGGAAAGAAGATTCTCTTCGATGACCGTTCCCGGAGTGATGATCCGCACTACATCCCGTGTCATGAGTTTGGAACCGGGTTCGTCTGGTTTGGATTGTTCGCAGATTGCGATCTTTTTTCCCGCGTTTAACAGACGAGAGATGTAATTGTCCTTGGAATGATAAGGAATCCCGCACATAGGAACGGCGTTTTGCCGCTTGGTAAGAGCGATGTCCAAAATCGAAGAGGCGACTTTCGCATCTTCCAGAAACATTTCGTAAAAATCGCCCATACGAAAGAAAAGAATCGTATCGGGAAAATCCTTTTTGATCGCGAGAAATTGTTTCATCATCGGAGTGTTCAGCGCGTCCGCGAGATCGCTCCAATATTCTGCAGAAGTTCCTGTGGTTTCCAAACTCATAAGGCCGATTTTGCGTTCCTGATAAATTGAATTACTTTTTGCGCGTCCTTGGTTCCGGGAGAAGATTCCACTCCGCTGGCGACGTCCACTCCGAAGGGACGAACCGATCGAACCGCCTGAGCGACGTTAGACGGAGTAAGGCCGCCGGCCAAAAGATAGTTTCGTTCGATTCCTTGAACGTATTCCCAATTGAATCTTTCTCCTGTTCCGCCTCCCGCTCCTTTGGAGTAACTATCCAAAATCAGAAGTTCCCCCGGAACGACGGACCGTAGATTCTCGTTCGTGATCGGTGCGGAAACCCGATACGAACAAATCTGTCTTTTGCGGAAGAGTGTTTCCCGAACGTTCGGCGTTACGGTTGCATCGTCCCAAACCCATTGAATGTAATCGTGATCGAGCGCGGAAATCACGGTTTCCATTTCTTCATGAGAATTCTTATAGAACAAGAGTACGATTTTCGGAGAATTCTTCTGCGAACGATAGAGATCCACGATCCTGTGTGCGCCCGCGAGATCGATTTTCCTGGGACTCGAAGATACGAAATTCAGTCCGATGTAATCGGCTCCTTCTTCCCTGCAGATGCGTGCGATTTCCAAATCGCGGATTCCGCAGATCTTGACTTTTGTTGTTTCGTTTGAACGGCGATTCATGGGCGGAAGTTTTTCCAGTCTTCCCGAGGGGTTTTGTAAGATCACGTACTTTAACACTGGTCAGTTTCCGCGGGCGACGCAGAATCGGATTCAATGGCCATCTTTCATTCTTTCCCGATCGCCGAAGGGAGAAAAATTAAGATTCTGATCGCGGGCAAAAAGGATCTTCCGAGCGGATCGTTAGACATACAAACCCAAAAGCGGGAAATCGCCAAACTTACCGGAGTTTCCGAATCGAACGTTTTTATTCTGGATCAGGTTCACGGTGATACGGTGTTCGACGCGGACCGGTCGGACGCTTCTTCCTTTGAGAAAGGAGACGCGTGGATCGGCGAGGCTTCGGGTAAACTTCTCTGCATCAAAACAGCGGATTGTATGCCCATTTTTTTTTGGTCCGAACAGAGTTCTAAGTTTGCCGCGATTCACTCCGGTTGGAAAGGAACGTTAGCCGGAATTACGGAGAAAACTTTGCGGCTTACGTTCGACAAATCGATCCTTACGAACGGAACGCTTTTCGGTTATCTCGGACCCTGTGCGAGCGGTCTTCGTTACGAAGTCGGTGAAGACGTAGCTTCGTTGTTTCGGGATGAATTTCCGAACTGTTTGCGGGAAACGAAGCAGGGGAAGTTTCTGCTGGATCTCGAATCGTTTTTGAAATTTCGTCTGGAGAAGAACGGGATTTCCGTCGTGTTACAATCCGAACGGATCTGTACGATGGAGAAGGATTCAGACTTCTTCAGTCACCGTCAAGCGGATGCGGGAAGAAATCTGAATCTGATTTGGAAGGAAGGTTAGACTTTCGGAATCTTTTTCATCGCTGCGTTGACCT of Leptospira sanjuanensis contains these proteins:
- the bioD gene encoding dethiobiotin synthase yields the protein MAIFIGATGTDVGKTLLSSLILGKYGRSLGLKYFKPVQTGDDSDRVTVMNLSGLHESFFLQNYYSFAFAGSPHYASELEGIEIDTDELSRHLYSIRDQRIVVEAAGGLLVPLTRKILTIELIRQSEIPLILAASVSLGTINHTLLTLEAIQTRKIDLKGIYFLGVPDKTTEDNIRTITEWSGVPSLGTFFLRSKERISRERFQKECLTAFDPDELIQKIIV
- the bioA gene encoding adenosylmethionine--8-amino-7-oxononanoate transaminase; its protein translation is MIWYPFTLQFEPDSPLKIARAREEFLYDEKGNSYIDAISSWWVSIHGHNHPKILQALKDQMDLLDHVLLAGFTHEPAENLATELLRITDGLFQRVLYSDNGSTAVEIMIKLAYQYFRNIGETQRKTFIKFDTSYHGDTIGTMSVGGDSVFNRVFAGLLFPTKEFPTPNCSFCPVGKKPDSCAAECVNAVESYLEENQNSIAGIVLEPLIFGSGGMIFYKEEVLQKLERIAKRFGALLLVDEVFTGFGRTGALFAYQKANIQPDLVAMAKGLSAGTAAVAVTLTTERIHSAFVTPDPAKGFYHGHTMTGNPIACAAALASVKLFQEENRIDQVRNLETKMKIGLKKIAEEFPNAIRDCRVLGAVGVLELEVGNESGYTYPGNKILKKKFLEKGVVLRPLGNVIYLTPPYIISDSSLEKVFTAIRETLSEISLGK
- the bioB gene encoding biotin synthase BioB, which produces MSATLKTAEKIFSEVPSVITKEEGFEILNGSVPLTSVLDRAFQERNRYFGNKVRIHILDNIKNGYCPEDCGYCAQRKNANSGVQEYPMKSEEEIYEDAVKAKENGAYRFCMVTSGTGPNRPTTERLANTIRKITDELGMKVCLSAGLLDEDKAQLLKAAGLDRYNHNLNTSENHYPEICDTHTYAQRAETLGSVSKAGIGMCSGVIVGMGETLRDIVDVAFELKSFRVISIPVNFFIPVKGHAIKNPSVLTPELCVRILSLFRLVNPDSEIRIAAGREGHLRSLSATALFAANSLFSAGYLNVKGSEMTETISMIRDAGFVPELADGGILPEDSETESLYAEKNFPELYKFKKD
- a CDS encoding GDSL-type esterase/lipase family protein, whose amino-acid sequence is MVRYFSALSLLLFLSSCSVLFKKSYTDYSSSNFECWAGVGYRSSEKFAQYRSLWSTMRNIYREDNQRIKTANVVFVGNSLIQLFPNEILTREFPGAVNRGIGGDMTELLLERLEEDVIVLNPKAIVLEIGGNDLIQGKCLDGIESNLVRILDKLTEDLPNTKIVVLGIPPVRTQSLNSISPVINLSWVSIIQSYKNVVFLDNWQWFREKDRPALRQEFWLEQDKIHLNENAYKIWVQKLKPILQPYL
- the serB gene encoding phosphoserine phosphatase SerB, which encodes MLLILTQNPYEIRKELLLGIGGFVSLKPEETFSLSSAPIRAQGEWSCIEWNVGRKLEASELIALRALFAKKNSDLLQIDSLLNPKEKSFFAFDMDSTLIRQEVIDELARFAGVYEEVASVTREAMEGNLDFHEALKKRCTHLKGLSSSIFSDLYRQLEPNVGVEKLLQGLKEKKCRTAVFSGGFTDILELFQKEFGIDEIYANVLTREDGHLTGTVTGDIVDKNKKLEYLKTIRDREGITHKQVVAVGDGANDALMLNEAGIGIGFHAKDGLKKLIVNWVDFAPMDVLLLLFS
- the mutS gene encoding DNA mismatch repair protein MutS; translated protein: MSLETTGTSAEYWSDLADALNTPMMKQFLAIKKDFPDTILFFRMGDFYEMFLEDAKVASSILDIALTKRQNAVPMCGIPYHSKDNYISRLLNAGKKIAICEQSKPDEPGSKLMTRDVVRIITPGTVIEENLLSGFQNNYLAVLHLKKSLIYFAMADFSTGEVFYSSASITGIERLVAELEKFRPSEICVPKSEHSFFQELEYFKNREFTLLKDQETVSEKDPFQILSVYLNEYIRETYRDNKLVLREPRILSSGKFLEMDRETILNLELVENEKEKNHTLYSIFNFCNTAKGKRLLKQRILFPECDPLILYSRWEKQDILLKSILAPFVSALRDVGDLERILTRFRGNHAYPRDFRSILNSIATGMKLKAELETLSYPFLIPSKELQTLSDFIAERLHAGDDLPVILGNGPFLKTGFSAKLDKAREAGFKGKDWILDLEAEEKKRTGLNTLKIRYNKIVGYFIEISRVQAEQAPKDYLKKQTLVGSERFTTPKLEEIERTILEADEIIQEIERTEFNRMVEEVLQYSSALLSFSEEIGDLDFQISVLTAKDKFGWIRPQLSDDRSLDLGDSRHPVVEATLPPGQEFIPNSVYLDTQDKAIAVLTGPNMAGKSTFMRQIALNQILFQMGAFVPAKSARLPIVDKLFTRIGAGDNLTAGESTFFVEMKETANILNHFTEDSLILFDEVGRGTSTYDGMSIAWSILEYLSSLPVRPKTIFATHYHELTELSRLGGIFNLYLETLEKEDKVLFLRKVKIGKAKKSFGIYVAKIAGVPDPIVKRAAELLTDLESKKKEIKIQEAQPSLFAEPEQKNAPSETETSILKLKLEEMTPIEALKTLEDFQKKLRKQK
- a CDS encoding phosphoribosylanthranilate isomerase, which produces MNRRSNETTKVKICGIRDLEIARICREEGADYIGLNFVSSSPRKIDLAGAHRIVDLYRSQKNSPKIVLLFYKNSHEEMETVISALDHDYIQWVWDDATVTPNVRETLFRKRQICSYRVSAPITNENLRSVVPGELLILDSYSKGAGGGTGERFNWEYVQGIERNYLLAGGLTPSNVAQAVRSVRPFGVDVASGVESSPGTKDAQKVIQFIRNAKSAL
- a CDS encoding polyphenol oxidase family protein — encoded protein: MAIFHSFPIAEGRKIKILIAGKKDLPSGSLDIQTQKREIAKLTGVSESNVFILDQVHGDTVFDADRSDASSFEKGDAWIGEASGKLLCIKTADCMPIFFWSEQSSKFAAIHSGWKGTLAGITEKTLRLTFDKSILTNGTLFGYLGPCASGLRYEVGEDVASLFRDEFPNCLRETKQGKFLLDLESFLKFRLEKNGISVVLQSERICTMEKDSDFFSHRQADAGRNLNLIWKEG